A genomic window from Vitis riparia cultivar Riparia Gloire de Montpellier isolate 1030 chromosome 18, EGFV_Vit.rip_1.0, whole genome shotgun sequence includes:
- the LOC117907523 gene encoding NAD(P)H-quinone oxidoreductase subunit M, chloroplastic produces MAATSSYMACTKFSMLGWIGGKRELRKRRAFFISAQQQAEVDESQQVNAQEEEQEKMKQQGKQKLPRPVEPQVNVKSKNMSREYGGQWLSSVTRHVRIYAAYIDPVTCEFDQTQMDKLTLILDPTNEFVWTSETCNKVYAYFQELVDHYEGAPLTEYTLRLIGSDIEHYIRKLLYDGEIKYNMNARVLNFSMGKPRILFNDGLPQNVQ; encoded by the exons ATGGCCGCGACTTCGTCTTACATGGCTTGTACAAAATTCTCCATGTTGGGTTGGATTGGAGGCAAGAGAGAGCTGAGAAAGAGGAGGGcattcttcatttcagctcaaCAGCAAGCTGAAGTAGACGAATCACAGCAAGTGAATGCGCAAGAAGAAGAGCAAGAGAAGATGAAGCAGCAAGGGAAGCAAAAGTTACCAAGACCCGTAGAACCACAGGTTAACGTGAAGAGCAAGAACATGAGCAGAGAATATGGGGGGCAGTGGCTCAGCAGTGTCACTCGCCATGTCAGGATATACGCTGCCTACATCGATCCAGTCACCTGTGAATTTGATCAAACCCAGATGGATAAGCTCACCCTTATCCTTGACCCCACTAATGAGTTTGTTTGGACATCAGAGACTTGCAACAAGGTCTATGCCTACTTTCAGGAGCTTGTAGATCACTATGAG GGTGCCCCTCTGACAGAATATACACTTCGCCTTATTGGTTCCGACATAGAGCACTACATAAGGAAGCTGCTATATGATGGGGAAATCAAGTACAACATGAATGCAAGGGTCCTGAACTTCAGCATGGGGAAGCCACGCATTCTATTCAACGATGGCCTTCCCCAAAATGTACAATGA